Proteins encoded in a region of the Poecile atricapillus isolate bPoeAtr1 chromosome 26, bPoeAtr1.hap1, whole genome shotgun sequence genome:
- the LOC131588561 gene encoding zinc finger protein 239-like — protein MPLESLLRFSVLSPCRLLRAPLIRPSSVSCSLSGTQSIPGAAASRGSRSPKLGEAPSAALSARRPGRWKELRRSPKGLNLSVLEGVLPEFGVWMEEKEEKPWRSRTRRGCKPSPGSCKEEKSPQCQEHGQRSSQSSEVGEKPHKCLECGKGFRWNSELLQHQRIHTGEKPYECGECGKSFSRSSSLWKHQRIHMGERPYECGKCGKGFREISNLMTHQVIHTGERPYTCLECGKSFGQSSGLRTHQLIHTGERPYECPECGKRFQTSSNVLRHERIHTEERPFRCPDCGKSFKHNSHLTVHRRIHTGERPYECPQCGKSFPRRSNLARHQRRHQ, from the exons ATGCCACTGGagtcactgctgagattttcagtgctctctccCTGCCGACTCTTGAGAGCCCCCCTGATCCGTccctcgtctgtctcctgctcactCTCGGGTACCCAATCAatccccggtgccgccgccagcCGAGGGAGCCGATCCCCCAAACTGGGTgaggcaccttcagctgcactcagtGCCCGCCGGCCCGGACGGTGGAAGGAATTGCGGAGGAGCCCCaag GGGCTGAATCTTTCTGTTCTGGAGGGAGTTTTGCCTGAATTTGGTGTTTGG atggaagagaaggaggaaaagccctggagatcCCGCAcgaggaggggctgcaaacccagcccagggagctgcaaggaggaaaaatccccccagtgccaggaacacggccagagatccagccagagctcagaggtgggggagaagccccacaagtgcttggaatgtgggaagggcttcaggtggaactctgagctgctccagcaccagaggatccacactggggaaaagccctatgagtgtggggaatgtgggaagagcttcagccggagctCCAGCCTTTGGAaacaccagaggatccacatgGGGGAACgaccctatgagtgtgggaaatgtgggaagggcttcagagAGATCTCTAACTTGATGacacaccaggtgatccacacaggggaacggccctacacctgcttggaatgtgggaagagctttgggcagagctctggcctGAGAACACACCAgctcatccacactggggagaggccctacgagtgtcccgagtgtgggaagaggtttcagaccagctccaatGTCCTCAgacatgagcggattcacacagaggagaggcccttccgctgccccgactgcgggaagagcttcaagcacaactcccaCCTCAccgtccaccggcgcatccacactggggagaggccctacgagtgtccccagtgtgggaagagcttcccCAGGAGATCTAACTTAGCccgacaccaacggaggcaccagtaa